ACCTCAAGGTAAAGGCTTCTCCTGAAAGCGTTGATATCAAGGGTTACGTTGATCTAAAGCTAATCACCACTGGACAAACATCGGGATGTCTGATTCAAAGGACGTACGAATGGCCTACCGGAAATGAGACAATTGACCTATTTGATAAGTGATAACACTAACCGGGTAAGGGCACAGAGACGTTAACGCTAGTACCTTTTCCAATTATTGATTCAATGTTACATTCACCACCAACTAAGGTCGCGCGTTCTCGCATTGCCAATAGTCCGGTAGAACGGTTCACCCTAATTGAGTCAATATCAAAGCCTTGTCCTCGATCCTTGACACTTAGGAACAATTGACCATCAAGTCTCAATAACCGCACCCATGCCTCTTTGGTTTCCCCGTGGCGCATGATATTAGTTAGCGATTCCTGAACGATACGATATATGGTGATACGAACCTCCGGTGAAAATTGGACTATGTCCTGCGATTCGAAATGAACTTTCAGCCCCGCCTGAGAATTCAGATTATCAAATAGTGATTCTAATGCTGGGATGAGACCTAGTTCGTCTAAACCACCAGGTCTAAGAGACATCGACAGATTCCGTACTTGCCGTACGACTTCATTGACCGCGTCCGAGAGTTCGCCGAAGACTGGTTTAAGTTCTTCTGGTGCTTTTACTTTAGCCCTTCCTAACATCAGTTTGAGCACCGTGAGATTTTGCCCTACCTCGTCATGAAGTTCACGAGCTACAGACCGGCGCTCTTCTTCTTGGGCATTTAAAAGCCGTTTTGATAGGGAACGTAATGATTCTGCATCTCGTGACCGATATTCCAATTGCTCAACCAGTTTCGCGTTTGTTGACGACAGTTCTTTGGTTTGTTCTTTGATCCGATCTTCTAATTGGGCATTTAGTTTCTTGAGCGCCTTCTGAATACTGGCAACCTTTTTTTTGGCTTTTATTGTGTCCGTAATGTCACGGATGTTGCATTGTATGACCCTATCTCCGTCCACCATGTAAACATTGCTGACAAACTCAACCTGGGATAACCGCCCTTCTTTGGTTACCAGAGGCAAGTTTGTGTATCTGACGTATTTCTTGGATTGGAGCGTAGCATATGCCTGCTGGCTCGCAGCGACATCTTTGAAGGCTCCGATTTCCCACAGCTTTTTACCTATGATTTCTTCCTTGGAATAACCGAGGATCCGTAACAGGAATGGGTTCACTTCTGTGATGTTGCCGCTATCGCCATCTAAAATGAGAATTCCGTCCTGCGCTGTTTCGAACAAGCGACGGTAGCGAAGTTCCGACACTTCGAGGTTATGTTGTTTTTGTTGTTTGCTATCCAACCGATTTCTTCTTGATCGGGTATTTCAATTATCGGGCGATTAGAATGAGGTTACAAATACACATTTTATCCTTTTATTTTCACGACTGCAATTGCTTTAGTGTTTTTGTGAAAAAACGGACTCCTTGGTTTGTCCTTGTTTTTGAAATTTGAACCTATTTATGGTGTTGGCGACCCCCCTGTTAGTGAGTGAGGGGGTTAACCTAGCGATTGGATGAATGAGATAGTTAACAAAACGATTCCGATTATCGGAATGATCGGCAACTCATCCAATTTAATGGTGCGTATGACTTTAGCTTCATGCTTGGGGTTCCTATCTCCTGCAGCGTCCAAGATTAACCGAGCACTTTTTTTCACATAAGGGTCGTACTCTTTGTAGAGCTTAAATCTATATTTATTTACTGAGTTGTGGAATGCATTCAGAGTTAGAGTAATCACCCAAATTATTTTTAACAGAGTGCTTATCACTAGGGTTAAAGCACCAAATATTGTTAAGACTATAAGTACCCCGAGCCAGAATATTATTTCCTTGACAGGATTGCCTTTGACCCAGCTATCATGCTTCTTGACTAATGAAGTAACCGGATACATGAAGCTCATTCCTAATACTGCGTCAAGATTCGATACCTTTCGAACTATATCAAAAGCAATTAGAAGAGTTCCTATATATGCCAAAGTACTTTCAAACATACTTTCTCCCCATTTTGGTCGACCTTTTTTGACCTTTGTGCGCCCCAACGGTAGTCAACGGGTTTCTATTTTGGGGAAAGCCCTAGTTCTTTGTACATCAGATGCCGGATAAGGACGGTATAGGGCAGCCCCTTCTTGGCTGCCTTCTCTTTGAACTTCGCCAAAAGTTCGTCCTGGACTCGGACAGTAACCGGAGTAGTGCTGCGGCCTTTTGTCATGGAATCTCCTTATTGTATTACACTATACGCCAAACGTGGAGACCGAGTCCACAAAACAGGCACTCCCTTGAAATATGCGCCTAGTGTCAAGGTGTTTATACGTAAACCCGTCCTATTTAGCTTTATTCTTCTAATATGCGGCTAATGACAAGCCCCAATAAAACAGGCATTTTTACAACCACACGGCCCCAGCTTCTCGCCTCGATTCACCAGCCATCGGCGCGGTGGCATCCGGTGCTCGGTTGGAAATCCTGCGCGCCGGTGCCGCCAGATCGCGCCGGTTTGCTGATGCTCTCAAGGGGAGGCATTCAACGTTAGAATGAGTCCGATGGTCCGACCTTGTTTTCCTTTCGAACGGGACAGCCTAGCACACGCGCGCAGCCCGTCAAGGCAAGCTGCTTCGCAGCCGCATTTCATGCGTCCTTGACCGCCTGCTTATCCGCGTGCGCTCCTTCCGGATGGCTGTCCGAAAGGAAAAATCAATTTGGAGGGAACGATGGCAAACGAGACTTGCGGAATAAAAAGTTCTTGCCTTATTTCTGAAAGGGATGTAGAGTGCCGCAATATTTCCTTGAAGGAGTCGCCCATGCCCCAAGCCTTGAAGGCGGCCATCTATTGTCGGGTTAGCACCGATGACCAAGAAAGGGAAGGGACGAGCCTGCAGACCCAGCAAGCGGCTTGTGAGACCTACTGCCAGCAGAAAGGCTTTAACGTCACCCATCGGTTTATCGAGACTTTCTCCGGCCTGACTTTAGATCGTTTGAAACTCCGAGACCTTCAAGGAAAAGCGAGAGCACGCGAGTTTGATGTCATTGTCATTTACTGCCTTGACCGCCTGACCCGTAACCCCACCCATGGAGTTATCCTGGGCGAGGACTTCAATAAACTGGGAATTAAACTTGAGGCTGTCACTGAGACGATTGAGAGCAGCGAACTAGGGAAGCTGATTAGCTACGTTAAAGGTTATGCTTCGAACCTTGAAGCCGAGCGTATTAAAGAGAGAACCATGCGCGGCAAGATGGCACATGCAAAGGCCGGAAAGCTACCACAGGGAACAGGCATCGGTATCTATGGCTACCAATGGAACAAGGACACCGGATGCCGGACGATCATCGAGCATGAGGCGAAGGTGGTACTCCGAATCTTTGCCGATATTGTCGCCGGAAAGAGTGTTAATAGCATTGCCTTATCTTTGAACAAAGACGAGATACCGACGAAATCGGGTTCTCTTTGGTTTCCCTTGACCGTGAGAAGAATTGCGCTCAATCAAACTTATACTGGTAACACCTATTACGGGCAGACTAAACGAGTTGGCAAGAACAAAGTCATAGGGCAACCGAAAGAGAGTTGGATACTTTTACCGGATGTCACCCCGCCCATTATCACCCAAGAGATGTTCGACAAGGCACAGGACGCCATCAAGAATAGACTTACAGTAAGGCCACTAAAACCCAATGCGGCTTATTTGCTCACGGGCTTTATGAAGTGTCCAAAATGCGGTTCAACCATCGGGGGCACCATGCTGTCGGGGAAGTACCGCTACTACCAATGCCGAGGTTCCAAGCCTACAGCGACCAGAGGCAAGATTTGCGATGCTGGATACATCAAAGCCGATGAGATTGAGGCCAAAATTTGGGACAGGATTGTAGGTGTAGCTTCCGACCCGCTTCAAACTCTTGCTTTCGGCAATTCGGACAAAGACCAACGAGAATTACTGCCGATGCTTGAGAAGCAGATCACAGAGCTAAGAACGAAACTCAAAGCCTACCCACAGAAAGAAAAGAACCTGTACGGACTCTTAAACCATGAGCAAGTCACACCGGAATATGTACTTGAAGCAGTGAGCAAACTCAAAGAGAAAAAGGCCGAGGAAGAGCAGCAGTTAAAGGGACTCATTGAGACCCGCAACAGGGCAGGCAAGGCCGCGAGTATTCATCTTAGCGACGAACAGATAGCGAATATGGTAGACAAGAAGCTGTCGGCAACTTCAAGCCTTGAGGACAGACGTAAATGGCTTGAGGCCTTAAGAGTAAAGATTATCGCCCAGCCGGGCAGCTTCAAGCTGATTTGCTTTTACGACGCCAACATTGACTATACGGATTTCCTTGAGGAGATGCCGTACGTTGACACGAGCGCGGGCGAACTATGCCCTAATACCGATGACCCGATGTACAGTGACTACGCTAAAGGTGTTAAGGATTTAGTCACCATTGAACGAACATCGGCATCACAACATGGACATAGTTGTCAGTTCCGACTGGTCTTAACACACCGGGTGAAGAAGGACCGGTGACCTCGAGGGCGACCTGGTCTTCCGAGAGCACACTCAGGACATCCAGCAAGTATTTGCCGTTGAAGGCGATCTTTGATTCTTCACCGGAAACCGCGGCGTCCAATTCCGCCTGGTCATCGCCGATCTCTTCACTTCTGGCGGTTATCGACAAACGGCCGGGCGTCTTGCCTCCACCCGGGGTCATGATGAGGCGGACGATACCGCCGCCGTCCCGGGCAAAAATCTGGGCGGTCTTGGCGGCCATCAGGAACTGCGCAACCTCGATGACGGAACGTGTGGTGTGGGACTGAGGAATAATCTGGTTGTATTGCGGGAAGGATCCCTGCAGCAGTTGAGACACCAACTCGATGTTCTTAAGACGGAAGAGTATCTGGCTCTTTTGCGAGTCTACGGTTATGCCGATGGATTCCTCGCCATCGGTGATCAACCTCGAAACCTCGGACAGGGTCTTGGAGGGGATGATCGCCTTAACTTTTTGCGAGGCTGGTTCGGTCAAGGCCATCTTATAAACGGCCAGCCTGAAGCCGTCGGCGGCGGCCAGGGTCAGGACCCCGCCTTCAAACTCGGCATTGATGCCGGTCAAGACGGGGCGGCTCTCATCGGTGGCGGCCGCAAAAACGACCCGGGCGATGCCTTTTTTGAATTCATTGACATCGATCTTGACCGAGACGCCGCCCTCCACCTTAGGAATCGGCGGAAAATCCTTGGCGTCGACACCGGTCATGCGGGCTTCAAACCGGCGGCATTTCAGAGTCAGTATCTTTTTGGCGGAAAGGGCCATTTCGATCTTGTCATTGGGCAGGGTGGCGACGAAGTCGGTGAGGAGCTTGGCGGGAACGGTGGTGGCGCCCTCTTCTTCTACCTTGGCCCCGATCCAGCAGGATACGGCCATTTCAAGGTTGGTGGCCGACAACTTCAGCCTTCCCTCGTCGGTGGACAGAAGCACATTATTGGTTATCGGCAGGGTCGAACGCGACGCAGCGGCGCGTCCAACGATCGCCAGCCCTTTAGAAAGGTTCTCTTGCAAGCAGGATAAACGCATTTCGGGGTCCTCCGGTTTCACTAGGTAGTGACAGATTATATACCGCCAACTGGCACTAGGCAATCATTTTTTTGGGCGATTCCCAAAGATTTTATTAGCGGACGTTATTCGTACCGCAAAGCTTCAACAGGGTCGAGCCGGGCGGCGCGTCCGGCGGGATACAACCCGGCCAGAAGAGAAATGACGGTGGTCAGGGCGATGACGCCGGGGATTAGCCAGAAACTGAATACCGAGAGTTCGAACCCGGGGAAGTTAGACAGAAACGTACGGGCGCCGATCACGTTCAGCGCCTGCCCAAGCATGAGAGCCAGTAAGCCGCCGGCGGCTCCGCCCAGGAAACCGAGAGCCGCTCCTTCGGCGGTGAAAAGCGCCCTGATATTGCCGCGGGTGGCCCCGACGGCTTTCATGACACCGATCTCCCGGGTGCGTTCGTGGATAGCCATGAGCAGAGTGTTGATGATGCCGATGGCGGCGACGACGAGAGCGATGATGCCGAAAGCCGAGAGGCCGACCTGGATAACGCTGAACACCCTGTTGATCTCGGCCAGGATGTCATCCGCGGTCAGGGCGTTGAAGCCCAGCGATTTAACCGTGGCGGCAACCGAGGCGACCTCGGCGGCGCTCCGGGCCTTGACCTGGACGGTGAAACCCGGTTGCTGTTCGGAATAGCGCAAGGGGTTGTCCTGGTAGTAGCGCGCCATCTCTATGGCATCGGTTTGGGTGATGATCACTTCGGCTGAGGAGACTTTTTTGTCGATTACTCCTACGATGGTGAAGGTGAAATTACGGGTGTCGGTGTTGTAGGCAAACTGCTTGCCGACGGACACAGTAACCGTTTTACCGATAACCGATTGATCGACACTCCAGCCGAAGGCCGTCAGGTAGTCATAGGAGATGAGACATTTCCCGACGTCGGCGTCAGCGATAGTCGAACCGAGAAACAGGGGCCGGATAGCGGCCTCATAGGCCGGGACGCCGCTTACATCGACAGTGTACATCTTGTCGCTGCCTTCGGGCTGGACGTAACGTGCTTGAACGCTGACCAGGTAATCCACCCGTTCGACGCCGGGAACCGATTTTATCTTCGAAATATCTTCAGCGGTGAAAGGCTGCACCACGGTGCTGACGCTGGTAATCTCCTGAGGTCCGCCGTTGCCTCGAAAGACGTTAATGTCCCGGCCGGAAGAGACGATAACGGCGTCCTCTGGGAAGGTCTGGCCGAACTGGCCGACGATGAAGCCTTTCAAGCCGTCGCCGAGAGAAGCCATCAGGGCGATGAGGGTGGCGCCGATAACCACCGCTGCAACGGTCAGGACGGTGCGGAGCTTGCGCCGCCAGAGGTTGGAAAAAGCCATCGATAAAATTTCGCTAAACCGCACGAGTGTCCCCGATAAATAAACCATCGCGAAGGGTGACGACTCTCCGGGCGCGCCTGGCAAGTTCGGCGTCGTGGGTGGCCACGATCAGGGTGATGCCGTGTTCCCGGTTCAGGCTGCCGAGAAGCTCCATGATACGAACGCCGTTGACCGAGTCAAGGTTACCGGTAGGCTCATCAGCGACAATGATGCTGGGGTTGGTCACCAAGGCCCTGGCGATGGAAACACGTTGACGCTCACCGCCGGAAAGCTGGTTGGGGCGGTGATCCGTTCTCTGGCTCAAATCCACGGCTTCCAGGGCTATCCGCGCCCGGGACAGCCTTTCGGTTTTGTCAGTACCGCTGAACAGGAGCGGAATGGCCACGTTTTCCAGGGCGGTGTAGGTGGGGTGGAGATGGAAGGCCTGGAAGACGAAACCGATGTTGCGATTGCGATAGACGGCAAGTTCTTTGTCCGAGGCGCGGCTCAAATCATGCCCGTCCACGGTGATACTGCCCGATGAGGGTGTATCCAGGCCGCCGATAAGGTGGAGGAGGGTGCTTTTGCCCGAACCCGAGGGTCCGACGAAGGCGGCGAACTCACCCTTCGGAATATCGATGCTGACGCCGGCCAGGGCGTGAACGAACTCTTCCCCCAGGTGGTAGTCTTTTTTAAGTTCGCGGACTTCAATGAAAGCGGTCATGTTTGGTAAGAGTATGATCTAATCGATTTCCTGGACCTTGAGCAGGTTGGTCGTCCCGGCTTTACCGAGCGGAATGCCGCCGGTCACGATGATATTTTCCCCGCTTTTGGCGAGCTCGATCTTTTTGCAGATATCGACCGCGGTTGAAAAGAGGTTGTCAACAGTTTTCGGGGTGGAAATTTGATGCGCCTGGACGCCCCAGTTGAGGATGAGCCGCCGGCAGGTATCGATGTTGGGAGAAATGGCCAGGATCGGGGTGCTGGGTCGATATTTGGAGACCCGGCCCGCGGTGGATCCGGATGAGGTGAAGGCGACGATAGCAGCAGATCCCAACCGTCTGGCGGTGAGGCAGGCATTGTAGGAAATGAGCTCCTCAGTCTGGTTCGAGAGCCAACTGTCGCGCTCGGCGATCCATTGATCGTAGGGCAAATCCTTTTCGGTCTCGACGGCTACCGCCGCCATCATCGCCAGCGCCTGGACCGGGTATTTGCCGATCGAGGTCTCGGCGGAGAGCATCACCGCGTCGGTGCCATCGAAAATGGCGTTGGAGACATCGCTGACCTCAGCCCGGGTGGGGCGGGGCGAGTTGATCATGGATTCAAGCATTTGGGTTGCCGTTATCACCGGCTTGCCGGCGCGATTGGACTTGTGAATGATCTCTTTTTGAACCAGGGGGAGCTTTTCCAGGGGGATGTCGACGCCCAGGTCGCCACGGGCGACCATTATGGCATCCGATTCCGCGAGGATGGCATCAAAGGCCTTGACAGCGGTGCCGCGCTCAATCTTGGCGACCAGAGGGATGTCGGCGTTTTTCTTTTTAAGGAGTTCCCGTACCTGGATCATGTCGTTGGCTTTACTGACAAAGGAAAGGGCGATGAAATCCGGTTTTTGGCTGACGGCGAAGTCAATATAGCTTTCAAGCTGTCCGGTCAGGAATGGCATGCTCGATGTCTTGCCGGGCACAGCGATGCCCCGACCGGGAGTTAGCTTGCCGCCGACAAGGACGGTACAGCCGACTTCTGTCTGTTCGACAGTATCACATCTCAGTTGGAGGGCACCATCGTCCAGAAGAATGATATCGCCGGGTTTGACGTCATCGGTGAAGGTAGGCAAATTGACTGAAACCAGCGACCCGTCTCCCAGAACTTGCCTCGTGGTTAAGGTAATCGGATCGCCTTTTTTAAGCTGGACTGAAGGGGCTTTGAGCGGTCCGGAGCGGTATTTGGGTCCGGGAATATCGATGAGGACGGCGACGGGGATGCCCAGTTTGGCGCTCTCCGAACGAACCCTGGTGATATATCCGGTGTGATCATCAAGAGTACCGTGGGAGAGGTTCAGCCGAGCAACGTTCATTCCGGCCTTGATCAGATCAGCCACTACTTCCGGCGTACCGGTGGCCGGACCGATGGTGGCGACGATCTTGGTGCGTCTAAATATTCGGATTTTCGTGTTCGGCATATCTGGCATTATCACACATCGACAAATCGCGCTCAAAGAAACGATTAATTTTCATCTGCCATACGCTTGATTTCGTACAGGCGGTCGAGGGCTT
This is a stretch of genomic DNA from Dehalogenimonas etheniformans. It encodes these proteins:
- the dnaN gene encoding DNA polymerase III subunit beta translates to MRLSCLQENLSKGLAIVGRAAASRSTLPITNNVLLSTDEGRLKLSATNLEMAVSCWIGAKVEEEGATTVPAKLLTDFVATLPNDKIEMALSAKKILTLKCRRFEARMTGVDAKDFPPIPKVEGGVSVKIDVNEFKKGIARVVFAAATDESRPVLTGINAEFEGGVLTLAAADGFRLAVYKMALTEPASQKVKAIIPSKTLSEVSRLITDGEESIGITVDSQKSQILFRLKNIELVSQLLQGSFPQYNQIIPQSHTTRSVIEVAQFLMAAKTAQIFARDGGGIVRLIMTPGGGKTPGRLSITARSEEIGDDQAELDAAVSGEESKIAFNGKYLLDVLSVLSEDQVALEVTGPSSPGVLRPVGTDNYVHVVMPMFVQW
- the pyk gene encoding pyruvate kinase — translated: MPNTKIRIFRRTKIVATIGPATGTPEVVADLIKAGMNVARLNLSHGTLDDHTGYITRVRSESAKLGIPVAVLIDIPGPKYRSGPLKAPSVQLKKGDPITLTTRQVLGDGSLVSVNLPTFTDDVKPGDIILLDDGALQLRCDTVEQTEVGCTVLVGGKLTPGRGIAVPGKTSSMPFLTGQLESYIDFAVSQKPDFIALSFVSKANDMIQVRELLKKKNADIPLVAKIERGTAVKAFDAILAESDAIMVARGDLGVDIPLEKLPLVQKEIIHKSNRAGKPVITATQMLESMINSPRPTRAEVSDVSNAIFDGTDAVMLSAETSIGKYPVQALAMMAAVAVETEKDLPYDQWIAERDSWLSNQTEELISYNACLTARRLGSAAIVAFTSSGSTAGRVSKYRPSTPILAISPNIDTCRRLILNWGVQAHQISTPKTVDNLFSTAVDICKKIELAKSGENIIVTGGIPLGKAGTTNLLKVQEID
- a CDS encoding ABC transporter permease; protein product: MRFSEILSMAFSNLWRRKLRTVLTVAAVVIGATLIALMASLGDGLKGFIVGQFGQTFPEDAVIVSSGRDINVFRGNGGPQEITSVSTVVQPFTAEDISKIKSVPGVERVDYLVSVQARYVQPEGSDKMYTVDVSGVPAYEAAIRPLFLGSTIADADVGKCLISYDYLTAFGWSVDQSVIGKTVTVSVGKQFAYNTDTRNFTFTIVGVIDKKVSSAEVIITQTDAIEMARYYQDNPLRYSEQQPGFTVQVKARSAAEVASVAATVKSLGFNALTADDILAEINRVFSVIQVGLSAFGIIALVVAAIGIINTLLMAIHERTREIGVMKAVGATRGNIRALFTAEGAALGFLGGAAGGLLALMLGQALNVIGARTFLSNFPGFELSVFSFWLIPGVIALTTVISLLAGLYPAGRAARLDPVEALRYE
- a CDS encoding PAS domain-containing sensor histidine kinase — its product is MDSKQQKQHNLEVSELRYRRLFETAQDGILILDGDSGNITEVNPFLLRILGYSKEEIIGKKLWEIGAFKDVAASQQAYATLQSKKYVRYTNLPLVTKEGRLSQVEFVSNVYMVDGDRVIQCNIRDITDTIKAKKKVASIQKALKKLNAQLEDRIKEQTKELSSTNAKLVEQLEYRSRDAESLRSLSKRLLNAQEEERRSVARELHDEVGQNLTVLKLMLGRAKVKAPEELKPVFGELSDAVNEVVRQVRNLSMSLRPGGLDELGLIPALESLFDNLNSQAGLKVHFESQDIVQFSPEVRITIYRIVQESLTNIMRHGETKEAWVRLLRLDGQLFLSVKDRGQGFDIDSIRVNRSTGLLAMRERATLVGGECNIESIIGKGTSVNVSVPLPG
- a CDS encoding ABC transporter ATP-binding protein; protein product: MTAFIEVRELKKDYHLGEEFVHALAGVSIDIPKGEFAAFVGPSGSGKSTLLHLIGGLDTPSSGSITVDGHDLSRASDKELAVYRNRNIGFVFQAFHLHPTYTALENVAIPLLFSGTDKTERLSRARIALEAVDLSQRTDHRPNQLSGGERQRVSIARALVTNPSIIVADEPTGNLDSVNGVRIMELLGSLNREHGITLIVATHDAELARRARRVVTLRDGLFIGDTRAV
- a CDS encoding recombinase family protein, which produces MANETCGIKSSCLISERDVECRNISLKESPMPQALKAAIYCRVSTDDQEREGTSLQTQQAACETYCQQKGFNVTHRFIETFSGLTLDRLKLRDLQGKARAREFDVIVIYCLDRLTRNPTHGVILGEDFNKLGIKLEAVTETIESSELGKLISYVKGYASNLEAERIKERTMRGKMAHAKAGKLPQGTGIGIYGYQWNKDTGCRTIIEHEAKVVLRIFADIVAGKSVNSIALSLNKDEIPTKSGSLWFPLTVRRIALNQTYTGNTYYGQTKRVGKNKVIGQPKESWILLPDVTPPIITQEMFDKAQDAIKNRLTVRPLKPNAAYLLTGFMKCPKCGSTIGGTMLSGKYRYYQCRGSKPTATRGKICDAGYIKADEIEAKIWDRIVGVASDPLQTLAFGNSDKDQRELLPMLEKQITELRTKLKAYPQKEKNLYGLLNHEQVTPEYVLEAVSKLKEKKAEEEQQLKGLIETRNRAGKAASIHLSDEQIANMVDKKLSATSSLEDRRKWLEALRVKIIAQPGSFKLICFYDANIDYTDFLEEMPYVDTSAGELCPNTDDPMYSDYAKGVKDLVTIERTSASQHGHSCQFRLVLTHRVKKDR